The Syngnathus typhle isolate RoL2023-S1 ecotype Sweden linkage group LG6, RoL_Styp_1.0, whole genome shotgun sequence genome has a window encoding:
- the scn2b gene encoding sodium channel subunit beta-2 isoform X1: MCLSALEEKRSDVRLRLLSVMVMLSVSGCSSMDVIVTSKINVMNGSDIKIPCTFTSCYKIDTNKFVMNWTYHESINDTEQMFMAYYRKKGMVALLPERFGERVLFAGNLEKNDLSITLLDVQEEDEGIYNCYVINLPDRIHGHGVIRLKVFTELPPPRDSTIAVAIGASVGGALALLILSMVVVKFLRHHLKQDLTSEEKMEEEGKLEAEGATEEGTKQP, from the exons ATGTGTCTCAGTGCGCTGGAAGAAAAAAGATCTGACGTTCGGCTACGGCTGTTGTCGGTGATGGTGATGCTCTCAGTCTCCG GTTGTTCAAGCATGGACGTTATTGTGACCAGTAAAATCAACGTGATGAATGGGTCGGATATCAAAATCCCATGCACATTCACTTCTTGTTATAAAATAGACACAAACAAGTTTGTCATGAACTGGACCTACCATGAATCAATCAATGATACGGAACAAATG tTTATGGCATACTACCGGAAGAAAGGAATGGTGGCTTTGCTTCCAGAGCGATTTGGAGAAAGGGTGCTGTTTGCAGGAAACCTGGAAAAAAATGACCTGTCAATCACCCTATTAGACGtccaggaggaagatgaagggaTTTACAACTGTTATGTGATAAATCTTCCGGACCGCATACATGGACATGGGGTCATAAGACTTAAGGTTTTTACTGAAC TTCCCCCACCGAGAGACTCAACAATTGCCGTTGCCATTGGTGCATCAGTGGGCGGAGCACTTGCTCTCCTTATCCTTTCCATGGTGGTTGTGAAATTTCTCCGTCATCATCTCAAACAGGATCTGACTTCAGAAgagaagatggaggaggaggggaaatTAGAGGCTGAAGGTGCCACAGAGGAAGGAACAAA ACAACCTTAA
- the scn2b gene encoding sodium channel subunit beta-2 isoform X2: MCLSALEEKRSDVRLRLLSVMVMLSVSGCSSMDVIVTSKINVMNGSDIKIPCTFTSCYKIDTNKFVMNWTYHESINDTEQMFMAYYRKKGMVALLPERFGERVLFAGNLEKNDLSITLLDVQEEDEGIYNCYVINLPDRIHGHGVIRLKVFTELPPPRDSTIAVAIGASVGGALALLILSMVVVKFLRHHLKQDLTSEEKMEEEGKLEAEGATEEGTK; this comes from the exons ATGTGTCTCAGTGCGCTGGAAGAAAAAAGATCTGACGTTCGGCTACGGCTGTTGTCGGTGATGGTGATGCTCTCAGTCTCCG GTTGTTCAAGCATGGACGTTATTGTGACCAGTAAAATCAACGTGATGAATGGGTCGGATATCAAAATCCCATGCACATTCACTTCTTGTTATAAAATAGACACAAACAAGTTTGTCATGAACTGGACCTACCATGAATCAATCAATGATACGGAACAAATG tTTATGGCATACTACCGGAAGAAAGGAATGGTGGCTTTGCTTCCAGAGCGATTTGGAGAAAGGGTGCTGTTTGCAGGAAACCTGGAAAAAAATGACCTGTCAATCACCCTATTAGACGtccaggaggaagatgaagggaTTTACAACTGTTATGTGATAAATCTTCCGGACCGCATACATGGACATGGGGTCATAAGACTTAAGGTTTTTACTGAAC TTCCCCCACCGAGAGACTCAACAATTGCCGTTGCCATTGGTGCATCAGTGGGCGGAGCACTTGCTCTCCTTATCCTTTCCATGGTGGTTGTGAAATTTCTCCGTCATCATCTCAAACAGGATCTGACTTCAGAAgagaagatggaggaggaggggaaatTAGAGGCTGAAGGTGCCACAGAGGAAGGAACAAAGTAA